One region of Peribacillus simplex genomic DNA includes:
- a CDS encoding lytic polysaccharide monooxygenase yields the protein MNNNFTKMSKRKAGAGACIFVAAIIGAALIPNDASAHGFVEKPGSRAALCSQTYGALNLNCGSIMYEPQSLEAPKGFPENGPADGVIASAGGKFGGILDQQKTDRWFKNSITGGENIFTWKYTQSHLTSKWHYYITKKGWDSNKPLTRADLEPIGTIQHDGSEASNNLSHKINVPTDRSGYHVILAVWDVANTTNAFYNVIDVNLMNDDKPDTEAPTQPKKLHAVKVTANSVELNWEPSTDNVEVKEYQVLREGKVIDIVPGTTFTDRKLQADTEYTYTVKAVDAAGNVSQESESAVAKTGNEVPDTEAPNQPKGLHSMGETSTSVNLMWSPSEDNIGIDHYVVYRETASGQMTAVGKSDIASYMDMNLKSDTTYKYTVTAIDAAGNGSIKSDTLAVTTKEQSLSYEQWDSFKAYTKGDRVEHQGKTYEAVQSYQGYGDPNWIFALSLWNEI from the coding sequence ATGAATAATAATTTTACAAAAATGAGTAAAAGAAAAGCAGGAGCTGGCGCTTGTATATTTGTCGCAGCCATAATCGGAGCTGCTTTAATACCTAATGATGCCAGTGCACATGGATTTGTCGAAAAACCCGGTAGCCGAGCAGCGTTATGCAGCCAAACTTATGGGGCCCTTAACTTGAATTGTGGAAGTATAATGTATGAACCACAGAGTTTAGAGGCCCCTAAAGGATTCCCGGAAAATGGGCCGGCAGATGGTGTGATTGCTTCAGCCGGTGGTAAGTTTGGCGGAATTCTCGATCAACAAAAAACTGATCGCTGGTTTAAGAATTCAATCACTGGCGGTGAAAATATTTTCACATGGAAGTACACCCAATCGCATCTAACGAGCAAATGGCACTATTATATTACAAAAAAAGGTTGGGATTCTAACAAACCTCTAACCCGTGCCGATCTTGAACCAATTGGAACTATTCAACATGACGGTTCTGAAGCATCTAATAATCTATCGCATAAAATTAACGTGCCAACAGACCGTAGCGGATACCATGTGATTTTGGCTGTTTGGGATGTGGCTAATACTACTAATGCTTTTTATAATGTTATCGATGTTAATTTAATGAATGATGATAAACCGGACACAGAAGCTCCAACACAACCAAAAAAATTACATGCAGTGAAGGTTACAGCAAATAGTGTGGAATTAAATTGGGAGCCTTCTACAGATAATGTAGAGGTGAAAGAGTATCAAGTATTACGTGAAGGAAAAGTAATTGATATAGTACCAGGAACAACATTTACAGATCGGAAATTACAGGCTGATACGGAATATACATATACAGTGAAGGCAGTGGATGCAGCAGGAAATGTTTCTCAGGAAAGTGAATCCGCTGTTGCAAAGACAGGAAACGAAGTACCGGATACGGAAGCGCCAAATCAGCCAAAAGGACTGCATAGTATGGGGGAAACCTCAACTAGTGTTAACTTGATGTGGAGCCCATCAGAAGACAATATAGGAATTGACCATTATGTAGTATACAGGGAAACAGCAAGTGGACAAATGACAGCAGTCGGCAAATCCGACATTGCATCATATATGGACATGAACTTAAAATCTGATACAACATATAAATACACAGTTACCGCAATAGATGCAGCAGGAAATGGATCGATTAAAAGTGATACTCTTGCAGTAACTACAAAAGAGCAGAGCTTATCTTATGAACAATGGGATTCATTTAAAGCATATACTAAGGGTGACAGAGTAGAACACCAGGGGAAAACCTATGAAGCGGTTCAAAGTTATCAAGGATACGGTGATCCAAACTGGATATTTGCTTTATCGTTATGGAACGAGATTTAA
- a CDS encoding GNAT family N-acetyltransferase, producing the protein MEKVNSVELKHFSDEYSEKLNHFELPEEQGLFTALPNKFTDATKGQHRIVILSDDEPVGFFLLHSTDRVKEYSTNPNAMLLTALSVDYKQQGKGYAKQGMLLLDEFVKSEFPNCDEIVLAVNHKNIPAQKLYVRAGFHDTGLRKVGIIGEQYIMKLTI; encoded by the coding sequence ATGGAAAAGGTAAATTCCGTTGAGTTAAAGCATTTTTCAGATGAGTATTCCGAAAAACTAAATCATTTTGAACTGCCTGAAGAACAAGGTCTATTTACTGCCTTGCCAAACAAGTTTACAGACGCAACAAAAGGGCAGCATCGCATAGTTATTTTAAGTGATGATGAACCTGTGGGTTTCTTTTTACTGCATTCAACAGATCGCGTAAAAGAATATTCGACTAACCCCAATGCCATGTTGCTGACCGCATTATCAGTTGATTATAAGCAGCAGGGTAAAGGCTATGCAAAACAAGGCATGCTCCTACTGGACGAGTTTGTTAAATCAGAATTTCCTAATTGCGATGAAATTGTATTAGCTGTCAATCATAAGAACATCCCCGCACAAAAGCTGTATGTTAGGGCTGGATTTCATGATACGGGTTTAAGGAAGGTTGGAATTATTGGCGAACAATACATTATGAAATTAACCATTTAA